The following is a genomic window from Niabella soli DSM 19437.
GGTCTGTTTTTCTATACGCTCCGCCCAAAGTCAAAACCGATGGCAAATTTGCTTCCGGGTTAAAAGTATAATCTATTGCGGCTTTCCCGGCAAAATCATTCTCGTTGAGTGTAGAAAAAAAGCGGTTATTATCTCCCGGAGAATTGGCACTTAGAATGTAGCTTCCGGCTCCCGTCATGGCATAAGCATTGGTTTTTCTGTCCGGCTCTGTTCCACGCATTGTACTATAAACGGCACCAACGTTTGCACTGACTTTATCGCTGAATTTATAATCTGCCAACAATTGGTTGGAGAACAAATTATTATTATTGTTTTGCTGGCGGACAATGCGCGATTGTTGTGCATCTTCCGAACCAAGATTATCATTAATATCTTTATTGTAACCCAAATAATTCCCCACAAACTGAGTATTATTATGGATAAAGAGCGCGTTCCATGAAAGGCTTCCTTTAGTGTATTTGAATTTTACGTTTCCGAGCAAAGACTGCGTGGTTTTATAATCAGAGCGGTCCATATTCATACTTTGCTGGTAATCGCCCGTATTTGTCGCCTGTCCTATAAAGCCTTTTCTGTAGTAATAATCGCTCACGCTGTTTGCAACAGCAAATAATGAAAGGGTATTATTGCCATTCCCTACCTTCAATCTCCGGCCGCCAGCGATGTTAAAGTTTGTATTTATGGGGGGCGAAACACTGTTGGTTTTGAAACCGGAATGAAACGTGTATTGGGTCAAATCCGTAATCGGAACATTTCTACCGTTTTTAAGAAAGCCAAAATAACTGTACGCGCCGTTCGCAATCGAAAACTTGTCTGCCGAAATAGCATTGGTGTTAAGGCCTGCACCTACAGAAATGCTCAAAAGTTTAGCTTTTTCTAATTCTTTAGAAGAAATATCAATATTCGCCCCGGAATTATCACCGTAAAGGTTGGCTCCGAAAGTTTTGTTTACATTAATGTTTTTAATGATGTTGGATTGAAAAAACTCCAAAGAAATGTTTTTGTACAGTGGGTCTTCCGCGGGAAGTGGCAATCCATTAAGAAATGTAGAGTTGTACCGGTCGCCAAGCCCGCGTACAAATACGTTTTTCACGCCTTCCTGTTTAGCAATTCCTGCTGTTTTTGTAACGGCAATTGCGGCATCGGAAACGCCTTTTTTCGCCATTTCCTGCGAACCGATGGCTTGTTTCATTTCCAAAGATCTTTTCTGCTCGGTAAGAAGCGCAGCCTCGGATTCTTTGGTTGATTTTCCCTGTACAACTACGCCTTCCAACTGTACCGCTTTATTTTCCAAAGCCACCAGTAATTCTTTAAAACGGCCGCCTTCAGCTTCAATGTTACTTACCGTTTTAGTTGCATAGCCCACGGCAGAAATTTCAAGTTCATATGCTTTTTCGACACTTACAGCCAGGGTGAAATCTCCTTCGGTATTAGTGCGGGTGCCGGTATTGGCTCCTGTAATCTTTACGGTAGCCCCCACAATCGGTTGCCCGGCATCATTTACCACTTTTCCCGAAATCTTATTTTGTGCCGCCAAACAATTACCAACCAGCATTAATAATCCAATAAGCAGATACCTGAATTGCATACGTGAGATTTGCTGCAAAAGTCAATCCGCCGGATTACCCCATTGTTACGTAGCCGTTACTAAATTGTTTCTGTAATTTTATTTCTATGTTAACAGCCTGTTTTTTGTGGACATACAGTGGAAAACCGGTGTATTGGGTAAACAAAAAATCAAATCAAACCCTGTTTTCTATATTAAGGAATTATTAATTCCTTTAATTTTATGGGTACGCTCCCCTCAAGCCAATAATTTTGCCACCAATTAAATTTCAACCATGGGATTAAATTCATTTATTAAACTGTTCACACCCAAAAACACTGTTTTTTTTGAGCTGTTTGAAAAAATTTCAAACAATGTGGCCCTGATGGGGACTCTTATTAAAAAATTTGCTTCGGAACCTGATCCGGACAAAAGAAATGCCTATGTACAGCAGATCATTGACCTGGAGCACGATAATGACGAACTGACGCACAATGTGTTTACAGAACTGGGGCGCAACTTCATTACGCCTTTCGACCGGGAAGACATCCACTTTCTTGCCACCTCGCTTGATGATATTGCCGATTATATTTATTCCGCCGTTAAAAAGATCAAGCTCTACCGCGTGAATCCCAATGAAACGGGCATTTTAAAAATGGTGGAACTGATAGAAGCTGCTACAGAACAGGTAAGAATAGTGGTAATGGAGCTGCGGGATATGAAAAAGATACGGGATATTACGGAAGGCCTGATCAAAATAAACAGTATAGAGAACCAGGCAGATGATGTATTTGACCTGAGCATTGAAAAACTATTTGATACGGAATCGGACGCAAAAGAAGTGATCAAAAAAAGGGACATTTTCCAGGTGATGGAAACAGTAACGGATAAGTGTGAGGACGCCGGTAACGTCATTGAATCCATTATTATCAAATACGCGTAATCTGTTCATCGGCTGTAGTTCCTGGTTCATAGCCCGCAATGAAAACGAACATCTGCAAAAAACTATGATCCATGAGCTAAGAACCATGAACCATTAACTATTAACCATAATTTATGTTCTCCTTACTTATAGTTATTGTTGCATTGGCGCTGATCTTTGATTATATCAACGGATTTCATGATGCCGCCAATTCTATTGCAACAATTGTTTCCACCAAAGTACTAACGCCCTTTCAGGCCGTATTATGGGCCGCATTCTGGAACTTTGTTGCTTTTTTTGTTTTTAAAGACCATAAAGTTGCCGATACCATCGCTAAAACAGTAAAACCGGAATTTCTTGATTTTGACCTGGTCGTAATACTGGCAGCAGTGATCGCCGCCATCCTGTGGAACCTGTTTACCTGGTGGTTTGGTATTCCGTCGAGCTCCTCCCACACGTTGATCGGAGGTTTAATAGGCGCCGCCATCGCCAAAGCTCATACTTTTAATGTTATTGTGATGGCCAATTTTATAAAAACAGTGGTCTTCATCTTTCTTTCTCCGCTGATCGGCATGCTGCTGGCGTTCCTGATCACCCTTGGCATTTACTGGATCTGCAGAAATAAAAATCCCTACAGCACCGACAAATGGTTTAAACGGCTGCAGCTAGTGTCCTCCGCAGCCTTTAGCCTGGGCCATGGTGGTAACGACGCGCAAAAAGTAATGGGACTTATTTCTGTAGTGATTCTTTATCATGGTGTGCAAACAGGAACTATGAGCGCAGATGTTGATCCGAAAAGCATCCTGATGTCACATGCCTGGATCCCCATCGCCTGCTATAGCGCTATTGCCCTGGGCACCATGAGCGGGGGCTGGAAGATCGTAAAAACCATGGGAACAAAGATCACCAAAGTAACCCCGCTGGAAGGCGTGGCCGCAGAAACGGCAGCAGCCTCTACCCTTATCCTTACCGAAGGCATGGGTATCCCCGTAAGTACCACCCATACCGTAACCGGAGCCATTATAGGGGTGGGCGCCACCAAACGCCTGTCTGCCGTACGCTGGGGCGTTACCATCAACCTGTTAATAGCCTGGATCCTGACCATTCCGGTTAGTGCCGTGGTTGCAGGGATCGTTTATTATGTGATCAAATTATTTATGTAACAACCGGTACACCAACTACATTTTTAAAAAAAGTAGCTGTCTCAAAAGGGCAGCCATTTTTTTGTTTACGCACCTGCTATAAATAAAAAAGAGCCCGAAGCAAATTAATGCCGGGAAGGCGGAAATACGGGAAGATATTGTTTTTTAAAATAATTTTGATGCCGGTTTATTATTCCCGCCTCACCGGCTTCCCGGCCAGTTATCACTTTTGAAACAATCCTTTTTTGTAGCGTTTTTTTCCGCAACTTTGTTCCACAATATTTTAATATGAGTAAGATTTTAGTAACCGGGGGTAGTGGGTATATAGGATCACATACCATTGTTGATTTAATTGAAAACGGATACGATGTAATATCTGTTGATAATAACAGCCGTTCCCAGCCTTTTATTTTAGACCGGGTCGAAAACATCACGGGTAAAAAGATAAAAAATTACAAAGTGGATCTTTGCGATTTTGATGATACCCATGCTATTTTTATGGAAAACCCGGACATTACCGGGATCATTCATTTTGCCGCTTACAAAGCGGTGGGCGAATCAGTAGAAATGCCCTTGGTATACTACGAGAATAATCTGAACTCTTTACTAAATGTTTTAAAGTGCGCCCGCGATTTTAGTACGCCGTATTTTGTTTTCTCGTCCTCTTGCACGGTTTACGGCAACCCCGATAAAATTCCGGTAGTGGAGACAACTCCTACCAAACCGGCAGAATCTCCTTATGGCGCCACTAAACAAATGGGTGAGCAGATCCTGACCGATTTTGCAAAAGTGTTTGACACCAATGTGATCGCATTGCGTTATTTTAACCCGGTAGGTGCGCACCCCTCTATCGAAATTGGGGAAGTGCCCATTGGCCGCCCGCAAAACCTGGTGCCGGCCATTACGCAAACCGCTATTGGCAAATTACCCAAAATGACGGTTTTTGGCGACGATTATGATACCCGCGACGGCTCCTGTGTACGGGATTTTATTCACGTAAGTGATATTGCCCATGCGCATACCCTGGCCATCAAATACCTGGAAGAGGTAAAGAATAAGTCCAATTACGAGATCTTCAACCTGGGCACCGGCAATGGCGTTACCGTTTTAGAGGCGATACGATCATTTGAAAAAGTAAGCGGGGTAAAACTGAATTATGAAATCGGCCCGCGCCGCCCGGGGGATGTTATTGCCATTTACGCCAATAATGACCATGCGGTTAATACACTTGGATGGGAAATCAAATATGGCCTGGACGCTATGATGGAGACGGCCTGGAAATGGGAGCAGCAACTGTCAAAGGAAAAACAGGCGTAATTGTTAGGGCACAAAATTTTTGTTCAACTGAGCGAGGCTACAAGCCTCGCTCTTTTATTACCCGAAAAAAAGCAATTTATCGATTGGCATTGTCAGATTTTTTCAATGGTTTTAGCAGCGAAAAAGCCACAAAAGCTCTGAAACACTGAAAGAATATGTGAGACCACAAATTAAAGTAATGAAAACCAATCATTATTTTTCCCCGTCATTTCGAGCCCGACGCCAGGAGGGGAGAAATCCCGTCCTTTAATGATAAGATTTACCTTCGGTGATAAAAGTTCCCTTCATCCGCCTTTGGCGAATTCATTGAAATGACGCCCCCTTAATGTGTCATTGCTTCAATGATTTGGCGCCGTAAATCCTAATTCAGGGTGACAGTTTTTTTAATATCCAATTGGATTATTTTAAGAAATGTGCCTTTGGCACCGCTCCAATTCCAGGTTCGTCCGGCACTTCAATAACCCCATTCGCCTTATAAACGATGCCTCCTTCAACCGGATCTTCGCTAAACATTAGCGCGGTATCAAAGTCAAAATATACGATATTCGGACTGCACAAGGCCAGGTGTGCAAAGGCCGTCATGGCCAGCCGCGATTCCAGGAAGGCCCCGATCTGTATTTCCATACCGGCGTCTTCGGCCATACGGATCATCTGCAACGCATTGTAAATACCACCGCTTTTGCCCAACTTGATGTTGATGCGATCGCAGGCCTTCAGCCCGATCAATCGTTTTACATCATGCTGATCACAACAGCTTTCGTCTGCCATCAACCTAACAGGGCTTTCTGCTTTAATTTCAGGTAGCTCCATAAAGTTCCACCGGGCGATGGGCTCTTCGCAATGTTGTATCTTAAACGGTGCCAGCGCTTTCAATGTTGCAATGGCTTCTTCTGTATCCCAGCCCTGGTTGGCATCCACCCGCAACGGAATATCATACCCCACCGCTTCACGTATGGCCTGTATGCGTTTTACATCTTCCGCACCGCCTTTGCCAATTTTCACTTTAATAACAGGAAATCCCTGCCCTTTTATTTTTGCCGCATCCGCCGCCATTTTGGACGGCGCTCCCACACTTACAGTATAATCGGTCACTATTTGTTTGTTCTTATTCCCTCCTAAAAAAGCGTATAAAGGCAGTCCTGCGTGTTTTGCGGCGATATCATACAAGGCCATATCAAAAGCGCTTTTAATACTTTTGTTGCCATAGATAACCCCATCCATATCTGCAATACGGCCCGGTATATCCAGCGGATCTTTCCCCCTCAATACCTGCTCAAAATAGCGGCTCACAACAAGTCCTGTATCTGCCGATTCGCCGTTGATAGTCATAAACGGGCTGCATTCGCCCCAACCGGTAATGCCGGCATTAGTTTCGATCTTTACCAGCACGCTTTCCGCGTTATAAAGCGGTCCCAGGGAAATAATGAACGGCTCCTTTAGGGGAATAAATAATTTATAACAAGTAATGTTTGTGATCGTCAATTGTTGCATCTGCTAAAAATACAACAGTTAGTGGAAAGCCTCACATCCCGCAGTTATATTGTTTGGAAGAAAGTACAACGCCGTTTATATCAGTAAGCACTACGAATAAATGCTTTTTATCGCGTAAGGAGAACGTGTAGATAAAAGCGTCCTTCCTCGATAATTCTGTAACGCCGTATATCTCGCAGCCTTTGTATTCCTTCTTTATTTGTTGCATGATAAAAACCGGGAGGTTTTGTTCTTTATAATACCTGATGGTTTGAACGAGGTTACCTCCATTATCAAAACGCGCCCGCATTAATATATTATCTTCCTGAAAAGAAACGTCGCTAAAATCCTTACCTGCTGACCATACTACATTATGTGCATTTTTGAACAGCGCGTTAAAAGATTTTAAAGACAAGTCGTTAACCAAAGGGTTGCCCGCAGCGGCGCAATACCCAACGCTGCTGAGCAGTAGCAGCAGTAGAATCCGTTTCATGATGCTTGTTTTTTTATTGTGTATACAAATTCACAAAGCTCATTCCTCATTATAAAGGTATCGCGCAGGGGAAAAAAAGTCAATCCCCCCATAAGCGTGATTTTGTACGATCCTCTATGAAGGACAGGGAAAGACAACCTCAGATATACCGGTCTTTCCGGGCCACTTTTATGGCCTCATCACGGGAGTTGACATTTAATTTGTGATAGATATTTTTGATGTGCGATTTTACTGTTTCCAGATCAATAAATAATTCGGTTGCAATTTTTGAACGGCTTTTTCCATCTGCAACACATTCAAGGATTTCCGTTTCCCTTTTGGTTAAAGGGGTATTTATATTTTTTTGAAAATGCCTCATTACCAGCATGGCTATATTGGCGCTCATAACACCCCCGCCTTTTACCACCTCTTTAATATGCTCTTTTATTTTATTAAAAGAAGTGTTTTTAGTAAGATATCCTGAAGCGCCGTTTTTTAATGCCGTAAAAACCAGTTCCGCTGATTCATATACGGTAAGCATAATAATTTGTGTTTGTGGCAGTCTTTTTTTGATTTCGGGTAACGCATCCACGCCTTTGATCCCCGGCAGTTGAATATCGAGTAAAATAACATCCGGCCGGTTTGCCTCCAGGCCGCTTAGCGCTTCTTCAACCGATCCATAGTCTCCGGACGTAAAAAAAAATTCGTCGGCTTCTAAAAGCCTCACGTATCCCTTCCGGATGATTTCATCATCTTCTATGATACATACATTAATGATCTGCGGGGCTCCGGTACTATATGGGTTATCGGTATTCATTGTAATTGCTATTATTAATTTGGCAGTATATTAAAAATTAAAGAACAGGAGGTCCCCTGGTGCTTTACGGAAGTAATGGTAATATGCCCGCCGATTTTATCGGCCCTGCGTTTGATATTGCTTAGCCCGTTACCGGTAAGCAACTCTTTGTCAAACCCCACACCATCGTCTGTAAAATAAACGCCCACAGCGCCCGGGCTTTCTTTGCGGCAGACTATAACTACTTTTGTTGCCTGCGCATGCCGCATGCTGTTACTCAGCAGCTCCTTAAAGATCATGATGATATTGCGGTTGTGGCCGGGGGGGATTTTTATTCCCGGCTCCATACCGGCAAGACCTGTAAACTCAAACTGAACCTCCGTATCGCTAAATAGTTCCACGCCGGTTTGCCGGATCGTAGTCAGTACATCATTCAGGTTATCGCTTTCCCTGGACAAAGACCAGATAATTTCTTTTGTACCGGTATAAAGTCCCAGGGCATTTAATTTTATCTGGCTGATGATTTTATTTTTGTCTTCATCTTGTGGATCTGTTTTATGTTGCAGTACATCCGCCAGCAAGGATATCCTGGTTAATTTATTCCCCAGCTCATCATGAAAATCCGCAGCCGTTTGCTCTCTTATTTTTTGTTGCTCCTGTTCTTTAATTTTACGGATCTCTTTATGCCTCTTACGTTTCTCATTTGCATATAGCAACTGGATGCCTCCGCCAACCAATATTAACGCTACCACTATCAGCCCTTTGAACCAGGTGGTTTTATAATAGGGCGTAATAATGGTAAAGGGATACGCAACCGTATTTGCAGAGGCTATGCCCTCCCTGGTAAAAGCTTTCACTTTAAAAATATACTGACCTGGCGGAAGGTTTTTATAGTTTAATGTTGTTTCGGAGCGAAACGATGAAAAGCCGGCGTCAAAACCATCCAACCGATAGGAATATAAAAATGCGGACGGATCGCGCAGGCAAATCCCCTTAAAACTGAAGGAAATGCTGTTATTGTCAAATGCGATTTCCGGGTTCAACGGCAAATGCTCCCATGCCGAAAAAGTACCCGAACCAGCCGCTTTGAAGCCCGGATAATCCACGCCCTCAAGAACCACAACCGGCCTCCTTATATTATCCTTTTTTTCAGGTAACGGATTGTATATAAAAGCTCCTTTTGTAGTACCGATCCAAACATTCTGTTCCCCATCTTCAAGTATCGCATTCAGATTTGTTTCTGAGGGCTCATAGCCATCGCTAATATTGAATTGCTTTACATCGAAGCTTTTTAAATTATCATTCAACCGCACCCATTGCATTCCGGAACTGGTTCCCACCCACAGCTTCCCGCCGGAATCCTTCATTAGTGTAAAAACGTTATTATCCTTCAACCCGTTATCCCGGCTACAGGGCAACACTTTGTTTGCAACCGGATCCCAAAAAAAGAGACCATCTCCGAAACTGCCGATCACAATGTAGTTACCGGTACGCTCAAAACAGGAAATCGTTATATCGTCATCTATACCCTGGATATACAATTTTTTAAAATCATGTTTCCGCCGGGAATAACGATACATTCCGTTATCTCCCGCCAATAGTATTGCATCATCATCTAGTTCAATAGAATTAACAAGCCCCGTGGTGCCTTCAAATTTTGTAGCGGTTACCCCATCGATCCAATAGCCCCCCATTGTTGTATGCACCAGTACCCGGTTGCCATAAGGCTTGATGGTATAAATTCCCGGACGGTATTTTTTTTCGAGCGGTATCTCTGCCACCCGCCCTGCGTTTATCTGTAACAGCCGGTTATCCGTTGTTCCGATATAGATCGTTCCCCGGCCGTCAGAGCCCATACAATTAATTCCGTAGCTGCTATGCCGCGCGTAATCGATACGGTGAAATGTTTTTGTTTGGCGATCGTATTGCTGCAATCCGCCTTCTCTTGTGCCCAGCAGGATGCTCCCCTCTTTTGTTTTTGAAAACCCCATTACAATATTGCCTGCCAGCCCTGTATTTTTATCATACTTCACAAACGGGCCTTCGCAGTATTTAAACAACCCGTCGCCATCAGAACCTATCCAGAAATTGTTATCAGCATCCTTATAAATAGTATGAATCATATTATCCGACAGGCCGTTGCGCGCATTGATCTCTTTTTTAAATGAAAGGTCGCCCCCATCCAGAACAATAATACCTTTTGACGATGCCACCCAAAGATTATTACCATCATCAACACAGGCATTCAGAAAAAAACCTGAGGTTTCCTTTCTTTGAATAAGTACTCCATCCTTAATTTTTAAAAGTGCCCGTTGGTTGGTTATGGCGTAAAAAGCGTCTTTTCCCTCTGTTAACTGCCGGATAAATTCATGCCTCCGGAGACCCGCCATATCCGGCTCTTTCGTCCACTGTTCATTCAGCAAAGTGTAAAAACCGGCTCCATTTATATACACCCACAAGCGGTTCTTACTGTCGCAGTATACACAGGTAGGGGTTTTGTTTTTTTCAGGAGTATTGAGCCGGATAACCTTATCCCCCTTTACAATAAATATTCCCTGCCAGGCACTATATGCATAAATATTTCCCGACGCATCTTCCGCAATGGCATCAAAACTTACAAACGGGTTCTCTTCCGGCGTTTGCAGGTTTTGGAACCGGTATCCATCATATTTAGAAAGTCCTTTTGTTGTCCCGATCCATATGTCTCCCTTGCGTGAGCTATACAGCGCCGTGATGCTATTCGAATTAATGCCGTCCTTTTTTGAAAAGCTTGTAAAATGCACTCCATCAAAACGGTTCAGACCCGCCGCCGTTCCTATCCATAAATAGTTCCGGATGTCCTGTGCAATGCTGGTTACCTGGGATTGGCTCAGCCCATTATTAACATTGAAGTTCTCAAGTGGCAACTGTTGTGCCTGCGCCGTTTGCAACGCAAAGCAAATCAGGACAATCCGGCTAATCCTTGCAGACAGTTGTATCATTTTTATACGTTCTCTATAAAATTAAAATACAAAAACGACTCTGTAATTTATTTTTACGTATGCCAATAAAAACGGGCAGGCAGTAAAAACCACCTGCGTTGCAGACAAAAAAATCTACATGAGAAAAATTATTTTTTGTGGCGATTGTTTCTTCAACATTTGAATAAACGCAGCCAGTTACACCACAAAGTTACCGTTGCTGCAGGAAATAAGCATCCCCCATAAAGGGGGATTTATAGCTGTCGGCCGTCATTGAAAAACAATGATGGATCAATAATTATACTGGTTACTGTATCATCACAGGTTCCGGGAACGGGCCTTTCCGTTTTGTGGCAGGCAAAAAGCAACAAGGCCCTACGGCAAGGATTGTTGTTCTCATAAAATTAAATGGTTTTAAAAGGAGAAACGGAAAAAGGGGAGGGACGCAACAAGAAGAGTATACACTCAGGACTCAGCGGCATCTGTTTTAAAGCCGATCGGGTTGCGGGCCGGGGCCTTAACTTTTCTTCCATTATTTCTTTGATTAACTCAAAAATAGTTTCGATTTCGCCGTCGTGCATTTTTACATCATGTCCAATATTGATAATCTTTTTATCCAGTTGCTCTAATTTTAGTAATATATCCTGATTGGCAAGCAGTGCTTCACGCAGCCGGACAAAAATATCAACGATTTTTATGCTTACCTCTATGGCCTTGCTGCTTTTTAAAACATTCGCCAGCATCAATACCCCATGTTCGGTAAACGCATTGGGCATCGACCCGCCCAATACTTGCTTAGATGGTATCGCATTTTGCGACACCATTAAATCCGCCTCGGCATCAGTAAGTTTAAACATAAAATTTTCGGGAAAACGAGCAGCATTGCGTTTTACCTGTTCATTCAATCTTCTTGTTTCCACGCCATACATTGCAGCCAGATCTCTGTCCAGCATTACTTTTTGTCCTCTTAGCGTATAAATCTTATTAATTACACTTTCGTCATTGATTATCAGTGCTTTCATAGTATAAAGGTTTGCTTTGTTAAAGAAACTCCTGTTTTTCAAACGGTTCTATGTCAGGCAATCGCTCCCGCTAATTTAACTTATTTATTTCCTGAAAACAAAAACGACCAACCCCCTCCATAAGACCGTCGCGGCCCCAAAATCATCATTTAGTGCCTGTATATGCATCCCGGGACGGAATCCTGCCGCCATTATGACCGGAACCCCGAACTGAGCGTAGCAACCCAGATGCCACCTATGCTGCAGCCGGTTCAAAAAATATCCGGCATCCAACCCTATTTTTTATACACTTCCGGGTTTACGATCGTGGGCAGCGGCGCGCCGGTTAAGCCGGCGATCACGTTGCGGGCAGACAAGAGGGCCATTTGATCACGCGTTTCCTCGGTGGCAGAACCAATATGCGGTAATACACACACATTAGGCATCCTTAATAATGGGTTCTCCGGCGCCATGGGTTCAGGGTTGGTTACGTCCAGGCCGGCCCCCCAGATCGTTTTCTGATCCAGCGCTTCTTTCAGATCGGCCTCATCATGCAAACCGCCCCGCCCGGTATTTATGAAAATGGCGCGGGGTTTCATTTTTGAAAAAGCGTTTTTGTTGAATATATTTTTTGTCTGGGGCGAGAGATTGGCATGCGCCGAAAGTACATCACTGTTGGCCAGCAGCTCTTCAAAAGAAACATAGCCGGCTCCTAATTCTTTCTCTGCCGTTTCATTCCGGTTCCGGTTGTGATAGATGATCTTCATATCAAAAGCCGCCTTACACTTTTTGGCCATTTCAAAGCCAATGCTGCCCAAACCGAAAACACCTAATGTTTTGCCATACAATTCTATACCTAAATCGGCAATTGGTTCAAATTCCTGCCATTTCCCGTCTAATATTTTATGATAATTATAAAATGCTTTGCGCGATACCGCCAGCATCAGCAGGAAGGCGGTATCTGCTGTGGCACGACTCAAAACACCCGGCGTATTGCCCACCGGGATGCCCAGGCGGGTTGCGGCGGCAATGTCTACATTATCATACCCAACTGAAAAAAGAGAAACCACTTTCAGGTGCTTGCAGGCCTCCAGGAAATGGGCGTTTGCCTTTACAAAGCCGGCGCTTAGCAGGGCATCATACTGCTGCAATTCGGTAATTAACACCTCCTGAGCGAGCGTTTTGGCAGAAATGGTTACCGCAATACCGGCATCTTTCATTAACTGGATACCTGTTTCGGGGATGGGCCGTGTTACGAATACTTTCATGATTTATGATTGTGAATAGTTCATAGCTCATGGTTCATAGCACCGCATCAACCATGAACTATACGCCATGAACTATGAACGAGCCTCGGCGAAGCTACCGCTATTCGCCGACATTTTTCTTCGCTTCACCGAGAAACAAACGCCAAACAAGGTACTATGTATTGCCCAATACTATAGCTATCGGGTATCTTTGACCTACAATCGACCGAAATAATGAATATTGATAATACACAAAGCCAGATGCGGAAAGGGATTTTAGAGTTCTGCATTCTTTCCGTGATCAAAAGAGGGGAGGCTTACCCCAGCGATATCCTGGAGGAAATGCGCGCCGCGGGTTTACAGATCCTGGAGGGTACACTTTATCCCCTGCTTACCCGGCTGAAAAATGCGGAAATGCTTACGTATCGCTGGGAAGAAAGCAGCAGCGGGCCACCCCGGAAATATTTTTCCCTTACCGAAAAAGGAGAGCAGTTCTATAAAGAACTGGAGCAAACCTGGAACGAACTTTCTGTAGCCGTAAATACCCTAAGCAATAAAACCCTGTAACAACAAAACATAAGAAATGAAACAGATCATAAACATACAATTGGGAGGACGCAGCATTGCTATTGAAGATACCGCAGCGGCAAAAGTAAAGCAGTACCTGGACAGCCTGCGCGCGCATTTTGCCAAAGAGCAGGGAAAGGATGAGATCATTGCCGATATTGAAAGCCGTTTTTCGGAGCTGATGTTTGAAAAACTGCGCAAAGGCGCGCCGCATATCACCGAAGCCGATACAGATGAAATGATCACCAT
Proteins encoded in this region:
- a CDS encoding TonB-dependent receptor, whose product is MQFRYLLIGLLMLVGNCLAAQNKISGKVVNDAGQPIVGATVKITGANTGTRTNTEGDFTLAVSVEKAYELEISAVGYATKTVSNIEAEGGRFKELLVALENKAVQLEGVVVQGKSTKESEAALLTEQKRSLEMKQAIGSQEMAKKGVSDAAIAVTKTAGIAKQEGVKNVFVRGLGDRYNSTFLNGLPLPAEDPLYKNISLEFFQSNIIKNINVNKTFGANLYGDNSGANIDISSKELEKAKLLSISVGAGLNTNAISADKFSIANGAYSYFGFLKNGRNVPITDLTQYTFHSGFKTNSVSPPINTNFNIAGGRRLKVGNGNNTLSLFAVANSVSDYYYRKGFIGQATNTGDYQQSMNMDRSDYKTTQSLLGNVKFKYTKGSLSWNALFIHNNTQFVGNYLGYNKDINDNLGSEDAQQSRIVRQQNNNNNLFSNQLLADYKFSDKVSANVGAVYSTMRGTEPDRKTNAYAMTGAGSYILSANSPGDNNRFFSTLNENDFAGKAAIDYTFNPEANLPSVLTLGGAYRKTDRTFNFTEFDYQQSGLAVDPGNPDAVLNQQGLNSGAFNLITLWNNANLNPMYYIGHRKIGSGYAQWLYPLSGKFTLQVGLRSENVKQTITWNTNITSTVTDLTTPPSLIDKNYLLPSLSLKYNFNDKNVLRFAASETYTMPQFKEMANFLYSDVNFNERGNPYLKPSTVYNADLKYDYYWSGKEIISVGGFYKHIQDPIVRMIMNTPGLDYSYVNTQYADVAGAELEVRKTLYIIENEKRSSDFSFGLNASYLYSLEDQTDVTTGLVSATFTNHKGKMQGASPLLVNADLSYNTSSDKTSFLSTLVLNYAYDKVYSVGTTGRENVLEKAVPTLDFINSFGLKKSKLAINFGARNILNSEFKLTQRATSNVTGETKDILISSYKKGVTLVLGVNWQL
- a CDS encoding DUF47 domain-containing protein, producing the protein MGLNSFIKLFTPKNTVFFELFEKISNNVALMGTLIKKFASEPDPDKRNAYVQQIIDLEHDNDELTHNVFTELGRNFITPFDREDIHFLATSLDDIADYIYSAVKKIKLYRVNPNETGILKMVELIEAATEQVRIVVMELRDMKKIRDITEGLIKINSIENQADDVFDLSIEKLFDTESDAKEVIKKRDIFQVMETVTDKCEDAGNVIESIIIKYA
- a CDS encoding inorganic phosphate transporter, producing MFSLLIVIVALALIFDYINGFHDAANSIATIVSTKVLTPFQAVLWAAFWNFVAFFVFKDHKVADTIAKTVKPEFLDFDLVVILAAVIAAILWNLFTWWFGIPSSSSHTLIGGLIGAAIAKAHTFNVIVMANFIKTVVFIFLSPLIGMLLAFLITLGIYWICRNKNPYSTDKWFKRLQLVSSAAFSLGHGGNDAQKVMGLISVVILYHGVQTGTMSADVDPKSILMSHAWIPIACYSAIALGTMSGGWKIVKTMGTKITKVTPLEGVAAETAAASTLILTEGMGIPVSTTHTVTGAIIGVGATKRLSAVRWGVTINLLIAWILTIPVSAVVAGIVYYVIKLFM
- the galE gene encoding UDP-glucose 4-epimerase GalE, whose protein sequence is MSKILVTGGSGYIGSHTIVDLIENGYDVISVDNNSRSQPFILDRVENITGKKIKNYKVDLCDFDDTHAIFMENPDITGIIHFAAYKAVGESVEMPLVYYENNLNSLLNVLKCARDFSTPYFVFSSSCTVYGNPDKIPVVETTPTKPAESPYGATKQMGEQILTDFAKVFDTNVIALRYFNPVGAHPSIEIGEVPIGRPQNLVPAITQTAIGKLPKMTVFGDDYDTRDGSCVRDFIHVSDIAHAHTLAIKYLEEVKNKSNYEIFNLGTGNGVTVLEAIRSFEKVSGVKLNYEIGPRRPGDVIAIYANNDHAVNTLGWEIKYGLDAMMETAWKWEQQLSKEKQA